ACTTATCGAAAAATTAAATGATATTTTAGGGAAAAATGAGACTCAAAAAGTAATTCTTGTAGGGGCAGGCCATTTGGGAACTGCTTTGATGAAATATAAAGGACTTGAAAAAGAAGGAATTAAAATTGTCGCTTGCTTTGATATTGATCCTTCAAAGATAAATAAAAAAGCGGACCCCCCAATCCTTCCTTTTGAAGAACTTATTGAATTTATCAGAAAAAATGGGATTAAAATAGGGATAATTTCAGTTCCGGAAAATGCGGCACAGGAAGTTGCAGAAAAAATGATGTCTGCTGGAGTCAAGGGAATACTTAATTTTGCGCCGATAAAATTAAGAGGGATTGAAGATTGCATAATAAGTTATGTGAATATAGAACTTGAGCTTGAAAATCTTGTCTATTTTGTAAATGCGATGCAGAAGAGCAAAAAGAATAAAGGAGGCAGCAAATGAATCCTGCAATAGAAGAAAAAATTGATAAAAAAACGCTTGATACGGTAATAGAAAAATATCGGGAAAAACAAGGAGCTCTTTTAACTATTTTAGAAGAGACCCAAAAAACAAATAAACATAAATTTTTATCTGATAATGTCATGGAATATATTGCGAAAAAATTAAGGATTCCTCTTTCTCAAATTTATGGAGTTGCTACATTTTACGCTTTTTTCAATCTCAAACCCCAGGGGGAACATCTGGTTGTGATATGTCGAGGGACAGCCTGCCATACAAGGGGTTCCAAAGATTTACTTGAAAATACAGCTGATTTTTTAGGGCTTGAAAAAAACTTTCAAGAGGGTGAAACATCTTATACAACAAAAGACAACAAATTTACCATAAAAACTGTTGCATGTTTTGGACAGTGCGCATTGGCTCCGGTTATCGAAGTTGATGGAATAATTTACAGCAATGTAACTACAGATAAACTTAGGAAAATAATAAATTCCCACACCAACACCCCACCTGCTCGAGCGTAGTGGGGAATTTTGGTGTGGGAATAAATATTGCCAAAGGGGGCAAAAAGTAATGGAAGAAAAAAACTTGCAAACACTTAAGCAAAAAGGCCTCAAAAAACTTGTGCCAACCTCTTTTCCCCGTATTGCAGTGGGGGCGGGTACATGTGGGGTTGGCAATGACGCTGACAATTTGTATGTTGAATTTG
This DNA window, taken from candidate division WOR-1 bacterium RIFOXYB2_FULL_36_35, encodes the following:
- a CDS encoding NADH dehydrogenase codes for the protein MNPAIEEKIDKKTLDTVIEKYREKQGALLTILEETQKTNKHKFLSDNVMEYIAKKLRIPLSQIYGVATFYAFFNLKPQGEHLVVICRGTACHTRGSKDLLENTADFLGLEKNFQEGETSYTTKDNKFTIKTVACFGQCALAPVIEVDGIIYSNVTTDKLRKIINSHTNTPPARA
- a CDS encoding redox-sensing transcriptional repressor Rex yields the protein MNNQNLGKPYIIRLSEYKNALVRFKTLGFVKVFSDNLADSVGVTSVQVRKDFSLFGISGNRRGGYLVEELIEKLNDILGKNETQKVILVGAGHLGTALMKYKGLEKEGIKIVACFDIDPSKINKKADPPILPFEELIEFIRKNGIKIGIISVPENAAQEVAEKMMSAGVKGILNFAPIKLRGIEDCIISYVNIELELENLVYFVNAMQKSKKNKGGSK